The Liquorilactobacillus nagelii DSM 13675 DNA window ATTCCGGCTACAAATGGATTAGTGGCTGAAGATGTTGATCAGACCTTACGAGGAATTGGTCAACTTGCCACGATAGGAATGAAAGAAACTGATCCAGCAATTTTAAAAGTTATGTTAAACAAATAATCAGGAGATAATTGGCTTTTCAGAAATTTGCCAACAAGCAAAATAGTTGAGAATCTCTGTATGCTTGGTAAGCTTGGACATATGGAGGTGAGAAAATGGTTAAACATTCGGAAATTCTAGGCATTAATCATTTAGGTTTAACAGTTCCAGATGTTGATCAGGCAACGCAGTTTTTGAAAGCTGCTTTTGGAGCTAAACTAGCTTACGCCTCCTTGACTCAACAAGATAGCCCTCGGCAAGGCATGGAGGTTGAGCGGCAATTGGGTTTAGCACCAGGCAGTAAAATTGTTCGGCAGCAAATGGTTGTGATTGGTAAGGGACCAAGCTTAGAACTTTTTGAAATTCAAACAGATCAGCAACAGTCACCAGCAACATTAGGTGACCAAGGTATTACCCATTTTTCAATTTTTGTTAATGATCTGAACACGGCCTTGGATAAAGCAGTTGCTGCTGGAGCAACTGCTTTATCAGAAATCCACGGGAACTCAAAGTATGAGGACACGCCAGGAAACGGCAGTGTCTATGTTAAAGCTCCTTGGGGAACTTTAATTGAATTACAAACTATCCCTAATGGTTATTACTATCCTTCAAATAGTGAAGCTAAACTTTGGTTACCAACTGACTAGGTAATATTTTATGTTAAAGAAACTACAAAAAAACGGTAACAGCTAATATCTAGTTGTTATCGTTTTTTGTGGTGTTAAACATTACTTATTTTGTAACATAAGCATCTTTGAAATTATAACTGACACCAGCTGAGTTATAAATAACGCCTTTAACTTTTGGTTTAACTAAAGTTGCTTGTGTTTGTTGGTAAAGTGGAGCAACACCTTGATCTTGCATCAAAATTTTTGCTGCATCGATCATATTTTGCCAACGTTTACTTCCATTAGTTGCATTAGTGGTTCCAGATGCATCAATCAACTTATCGTACTGGCTGTTTTTCCATTTGCCATCATTATATGAATTCCCTGAGGTGAACAATTGTAAAAAGGTAATTGGATCGCTAAAATCGGCGCCCCAACCTGATAAGACGACTTGGAAGTTTCCATTTTCCGCTCGAGTTAAACGAGTTTTGAAAGGAACATTTTCGACAGATACATTAATTCCTGGCAAGTTTTCTTCTAACTGGCTTTGGATGTACTCGGAAACATTTTTGGCACTATCGGTATCATCAGCTAGAAGCGTGAAATCAAATTTTTTGACTCCCAGTTCTTTTAATCCTTCTTGCCAGAGTTTTTGAGCTTTTTGCTTATTATAGCTGATACCAGCTGATGTTTTAGCAGCTGTTGCAAAATCTTTACCTTGATAAGAGGCTAATCCGCTAGAAACAATTCCGGGAGCAGTTGTTGAACCATCTCCTAGAACTTTTTTGACTAATTGAGTTCGGTTGATTGCTAGTGAAATAGCTTCACGAATTTTTTTATTCTGGAACTCTTTTTGTGTTTGGTTATATTCCAAGTAACTGATTCTTGACTCTTTTCGTGGTGTGAAGTCTTTTGAATTTGATAGTTGTTTTGCCTGTTCAGCTCCTAACAATGTTTCATCTAACTTGCCACTTTGATAGAGATTGTAACTGGTAGAAGTACTCTTATTAACGGCAAAGTTAATCTGACTGAGTTTAACGGCTTTCTTATCCCAATAGTCTTTGTTTTTCCGGAGACTCCAAGTTAAGTTGGAACCAGTCCATCCTTTCATAACATAGGGACCATTATAGACAGAATATTTTGAAGCAGTGCCATACTTACTGCCATACTTTTCAACGGTTGCTTTGTTTTGTGGAAAAAAGACAGGAAATCCCATTAGTAACTTGAAATAAGGAACGTGTTTTTCTAAGGTGATTACTAACTTATAGTTGCCCTCGGCTTTTATACCTAAAGTATTAGCAGACTTTTTACCAGCTACAATGGCATCAGCATTTTTGATACCATCAAACAAGTATGAATATTCTGCCCCAGTTGCTGGTTTGACTGTTCGTTGCCAGGAATAAACAAAGTCTTTAGCAGTTACTTGGTCACCATTACTCCATTTAGCATTTTTTCGAAGTGTAAAGGTATATTTCAACCCATTGTTTGAAACCTTGGTTGTTTTAGCAATTCCCGGTTCAATTTTGCTCTTTTTGCCGATGCGATACAAACCCTCACCAGTATTATTCAGCATGTCAAAACTGATTGTGTCGGTAGCCGTTGAGATATTCATAGTTGGTAGTTCAGATGGCTCATCCCAATTAATAACCTGTTTGTCAGCTAAGTTTCCGGCCGAGCTAGAGGCAGATTTTCCACAAGCTGCTAATAAAAGACAACTTGCAACAACAATCCCTAATCCAAATTTTTTCCCCAATTTCATACTTGTTCTCCCCTTGTGATTGTGAGAAAAATTTTTACTTTAAGCAAAAATTTTTCTGTTCCTTTATGTGACATTAATCATAGATTAATAAATGATTAAAATCAATTAAGGATAACTATTGCTAAGAAAGATAAGTAAAGCAGAGAATCTAATTAATAAAATAACTTTTTTGAAACTTATTCTTGCCAAAAACAGACTATTAAATTTTAATTATCAACGAGTATTTTAGTAATTACAGATAATATTTAACTGAGTATTTAATTATCTTTTTGTTTTTGGCTTAAAAAAGAATGCTAGTGTCCGATACTTATTTATTGTAACTAACTTTTTAGATTAGTTACAATAAATACAGAAAGAGAAGTTGATATTATTGGCAAAAAGAAAGAGTATTGGCAAACCTATTGCAAGTTTATTAATTTTAGTAGCAGTTATTCCCATTATTGTTATGTTGACGAGCAACTTTTTAAGCACCAAAGAAATGTTAATTGACCGCAGCAATCGTGATAAAGCAGCGGCAGTTGCTACGGTTGATCACAGCCAATTATCTTTACATAAATCTGCTGAAAAGGGTTTGACTGGAATTTTGGAACAACCAGCATTTAAAGGTGAGTTTAACTTAAAACAAATTGCAGCAGTTATTTCTGCTGCTGAGACTGAAAACGGTACTATTAAGAATGCAATTTTTGCTACATCAGATAATCAGTTTGTGGCGAATAGCAAAAAGTTACCAGCAAACTTTAAGCCAACATCACGTCCTTGGTATCAAGGAGCGGTTACCCATCAAGACGAAATTTTTTGGTCAGCTCCGTTTGTTGATGCTAACAGTGGCCAATATGTTATGAGCGTTTCTAAAGCAGTTCGTGATTCTAAAGGACATTTAGGTGTACTATCATTCAATATTTCATACAATGCAGTTCAGCAGGATTTGACTAAATTACAAATTGGTCGAACGGGGAATGCAATGCTTGTCTCGACTGATGGGGTAGTAGTTGCTTCGAAAAATAAAAAGTTAATTGGCAAGAATATTTCTAAAAGGGTTATTTTTAAGAAAGCTAAATTAGCAAATTCAATCAAAGGTAATTTTTTGCCAAAACATGATACGGCGATTCAACGAGTTTATTATCGAAAAAACCTTAATAGCTCAACGATTGGATTAGCCCAAACTCAAAAAGATGAAATTAAACCGGAGTTATCAGCGATTGTAAAAATATCAATTGTAGTAGCAATTGTTATGGTGATTTTGATTATCTTAATGGCAAGTTCAATCACCATGTTGGTCAAACGAATAATTAATGTTTTTGTATCATCGCTTGAAAAAGTAGGTTTAGGTAAATTTCAAAAAATATCGACGAAATCAATTAAAAATGAAACTGCAGTTGATAAATTTGTTATAAGAGCGGTTATTGCTGATCGGAATGGAAGTGAGATTCAACGATTAACAGCCCATTATAATGAAATGATTAATTCAATCAGCGAATTAGTTAATGGTATTCAGCAAGAAGGTAATAAGGTATCCGAAATGTCGGTTTCTTTACTGGGGTTGTCCAAACAAACAAGTAAGGCCACTGATGAAGTAGCCCAGACTATCACTGGAATAGCTAATGTGACAAGCAGTCAAGCTGAAGAAACCCAAAAAAGTGTTGCACAGCTACAAAGCTTATCAGTAATAGTAAAAGATATGCGGGATAATGTCGTCAGCATCAATGAAAAATCAGAGGAATCTTCGAAGTTCAATCAAAGCAATATTTTAGTTGCTAACGAAGTGAAAGATAATTGGCACCATGAATTGAGTAAAATGCAGCAGTTGACTCAGAATATGAGTGCAACTAATGCTAATATTCAAAATATTGGAAAAATTGTTAATGTTATTAATGGGATTTCTCATCAAACCAATTTGTTGGCATTGAATGCTTCAATTGAGGCTGCTAGTGCCGGAGAAGCGGGAAAAGGTTTTGCAGTGGTTGCTGCTGAAATTCGCAAATTATCGGAACAAAGTAAAAGTTCAACAAAAGAAATTGAAGAATTGATCGATAAGATTCGCACTCAGTCACAACAAATGGTTAAACAAACGACAGATTCGTTAGCAGGAGGTCAGAAGCAAACAGATTTAATTGTAAAATCAATTGAATCTTCTCAAGAAGTTTCCAAACGCAGTGAGTTAATGATTACAGAAATTCGTAAATTGACCAAATCAAGTCAGAAAATAGTTATGATTCAAAATAAGGTTTTGGAAAATTTGGAGAATATTTCAGCGTCAACCGAAGAAAACTCTGCGGGAACCGAAGAAGTTTCAGCTAATTCCGAGGAAGTTTTAGCAACCATGGAAGAATTCACCGGACATATTGCTGATTTAAATAAAATAGCTGATCAATTGCAAAAAAAATTAGCTAAGCAATTCCAAATAATATCGGATTAAGAAAAGTTTAATAGCAAATGAAGCTTTAATTTCATTAGAAGTTTTCTGAATGATAAAAACCGCATTCCACTATTGAGGAATACGGTTTTTTTAAACTGAAAAATTATAAAATATTTAGTTGGTGTTGTTTTATTAGATAGTCTAGTAGGCCAAACGACTTTAAGATACAGCGTCACTGACAAAATCAGTTAACGATTTGCCTTTAAGACCATAACTCAGACCAACTAATAACTTTATCCGTGCTTTTTGCCCATTTAGTCCATGACAAAAAGTAACACCTAAATTATTTAGCTGGATTCCACCACCATCGTAACCATAAACATCTTGGGCAATTCCGTTAAAACAGCGAGAAACTAGGACAACAGGAATTTTTCGGTCTAAGATTTTTTTTAACTCCGGCAAAACAGTAGGTGGTAAATTTCCGGCTCCTAATGCTTCAATTACAACGCCATTGGTTGCTGAATTAGCTAACATTCCCAGAAGTTCTGGATCCATTCCAGCATATGCTTTAATTAAGTAAACATGTTTAATTACATGATCAATCGGATGACAGCTTTGTAATAGTAATTTTTCAAAAAAATGAGCTCCGTTTTTAGTAACTAAGCCAATTGGACCAAAAGTGGGGGTTCGAAAAGTCGCTACATTCGTTGTATGCGTTTTTGTTACATAACGTGCAGTATGAATTTCATCATTCATGACAACTAAGACACCTTTTCCCTTGGCTTGATCACTAGCAGCAGTTTGAATAGCAGTTTGAAAATTATGCAGACCATCTGAACCGATTTCATTAGCCGAGCGCATAGCACCAGTAATTACAACTGGTAAATCATTTGGAACAGTTAAGTCTAGAAAATAAGCTGTTTCTTCTAAAGTATCTGTCCCATGAGTTACAACAATACCGTCAATACCATCTGCCACAGCTTGCATAATTCGTTGTTGAATTAACAGCATTTCTTTTGGCCCAATGTGCGGTGAAGGTAGGTTAAAGAGATCTTCTGTTATTAAGTCTAGTTTTCCGTGAAAAGGATTTTGAAATGCATCAAGTGGGTTATTTGAATTTGGAACAACTGCGCCATCATTATTTTGTGACATAGCAATTGTGCCACCTGTATGCAAAATTAAGATTTTCTTCATTTGATTTGTCCTCCAAAATGAGATGATTATCTCATTATAATCATTGAGAGTGCTTGCTGAAAAGAAAAATTTTTAAAAAAACAAATTAGAAGTTAATTTTTAATTTTTACAAATTAACAAAATCACAAGCAAAAAATGCTTAACAGTTTTTTTGAAACTTGTTTCATAACAAAACGGCTTTTAAATGCTGATACAATGGTCTTTTAAGAAAACTGAGGTAATGTAAACTTAACGTTTTTAAATACTTTTTTCTGCAACAATTTGCAGAAAGCGCTTACTCTATTTAAAAAGATTGTGATAAGTAATACAATACAAAGTGTAAAAACAAATGAGTTCTTAAAGTAATTTTGTTTCTACACATGGTGTTTTTTACATGAGGAGGCCTTCTCTTGATTACACTTAAAGATGTTGCCAAATTGGCTAATGTGGATGTCAGTACTGTATCGCGAGCTATTAACAATACTTCGTATGTACATCCGGATACTAAGTTAAGAATTCTCGAAGCTGTTTCGCAATTAAGTTATCATCCAAATTTAATTGAAAAAGGTTTGCGAAAGGGTAAACGAAAAACGATTGGGTTAGTAGTTCCGGATATGCAGTTAACAATTTACAATGATCTTGCTTGTATCATTGAAAAAAATGCTGTTAAGAATGGATATCAAGTTATCTTATGCATCACTAATAATGATATTTCAAATGAAAAAGCTGGACTACAGCGATTACGAGATAGTTTTGTCGATGGAATAATTATTGTTGGCACAGGGGCTAACAATCGATTGTTGAGAGATATTGCAGTTGGTGGTTTACCAATAATTCAATTGATGCGAGCACAAGATAAAACTCTTAGTAGCGTTGGAGCGGATTATAAGCAGGCTGCAACAGTCGCAACTAGTTGTTTAATTAAACAAGGATGTAAAAAAATTGGTCTGTTGAATGGTCCCAAGAATCTTTTCCCTTATGAAAGACGTTTGGTGGGATATCAAGAACAAATTAGGCAAGCAGGATTGCAAGAATATATTTGTAATTTACCTACATTGAAATCTCAATATTATCAATTTGGTTATGAATCAACGCTAAGTTTAATTCAGCAAGCCAAAAAACTTGATGGGTTATTGGTCGCTACCGATACGATGGGAATGGGAGCAATTCGACAACTAAAAAAGCAGCATTATCAAATACCTGAAGAAATTAAAATTATCAGTTTAACGGGATATTCAATTGGTAGGTATTTAGAGACAACACTTAGTTCGATTGAATTGCCCTTAAAACAAATTGGTATTAGTGCTTTAAATTTGCTATTTAAGAATATCGCCGAGAAACAAATAGAAACAGAACATAAAATTTATTCTGTAAAATTGATTTTGAGAGAAACTTGTTAAATTTAAGGAGAGTGAATAATTATGTCAAAAAATAAAACATTCAAGACAATTTTTCCTGCTATAGCTGTACCTTTTAATGAAGATTATACAATTAATGAGCCCGAGTTCAGAAAGTACATCAATTGGATTGCTTCAATTGATGGAATTGATGGAGTTGTCTGCAACGGACATACCGGTGAAATCACCGCTTTAAGTCGAGAAGAAAGAAAAAGAGTTGTTGAAATAGTTAATGAAGAAGCTGGTGACAAATTAACAATTGTTTCTGGAGTTAACAGTGAGAGCACAGAAGGTGCTATTGAAATGGCACGTGACGCTAAAGAAGCTGGTGCAGATGGAATCTTATTGATGCCACCACATATGTGGTTAAGATTTGGAATGAATCCGCGAGCACCGTTTGAATATATTAAGGATGTTGCTGATGGTGCTGACATTGATATTATTATTCATCTTTATCCAGCGACAACTAAAGCCTTTTATCCAATTGATACCTTACTAAAAATGTGCACAGAAATCCCACATGTTAAAGGAGTCAAAATGGGGACACGAGTTGAACCAATCTATGAACATGATATTCGGGTATTACGTGACAAATCCCCAGAAACAGTTTTATTGACTTGCCATGATGAGACATTGTTAAGCTCAATGTTTCCAGGAATGGATGGAGCTATTATTGGATTTGCCGGTTGTATTCCAGAACTGATTACAGCTGCTTGGAAGGCATATGATCATGGAAATATGGAAGATATTCATCATTATGATGATTTAATCTACCCAATGGCACAAGCAATTTACGGTGGCGGTCAGCCTTCAGGAGAAGCGCATGCTCGTTTGAAAGAAGCTTTAGTACAACGCGGAATCTTCTCAAATGCCTTGATGCGTAAGCCAGTCTTACCTTTGAGCCAAGAAGAAAAAGACTGGGTAGCTAAAGGTATTCGTGATAGTCAAGTAGGAAAAGTCGATCTATTGGTAAAATAGTAATTTAATAAGTTGATATTTGAAATGGATAGCATAAAACTAATTTGATTTTGATTACTTTTATGCTGTCTTTTTTTTAGGGAAAAAGGAGGCAGTCAATTATGTCACTTTTAAGTTCTCAAGCAGTTTTAATAATTATAGGTGTCGCAATAGTCTATATCATTTTTACAGGTTATTTGAGTTTAAGATGGAGTGGTCATTCTAACAATGAATTTATGACGGGAAATAAAAATTTGCCGACTTTTGTTGTAGCAGTGCTCCTAATGTCAGAGTTTATTGGGGCAATGTCAACTATTGGTGCCGCGCAAACAGCATTTACATCAGGATTTGCTGCCGCTTGGTCGATTTTAGCTGCAGTAGTTGGTTTCATTTTGTACGGTCTTTTATTTGCGGACAAACTTTACAAAACAGGTGGTTTTACAATTTCACATGCAATTGAGCAAAAGTATGGTAAATCAACTAAAATAATTGTTTCGATTATTATGATTTATGCTCTGCTGTTGGTAAATGTTAATAATTATATCAGTGGAGCAAGTATTTTGTCAGAAATTTTACAGTTGAAATTGCCGTTGGCGATGATTATTATTGGGGTTATCAGTACATTTTACTTTTGCATAGGTGGGATGAAAAGTGTAGCCTATGTCACAGTTATTCATACTTTTTTAAAATATGTTGGGATCATAGTTGTTTTCATTGCTGCTTTGATGATGACCAAGGGAATTGCTCCAATTAAAGCGGCTTTGCCAGCGTATTATTTCTCAGCAACAGGGCATGTAGGATTAGCTACAATTATTGGCTGGATAATAACAATTACAGGGGCAATATTTTCAACACAGTTTATTGTCCAGGCAATTTCATCTTCTCGAAATAGTCATGAGGCACGAAAAGCTTCTTTTATTGCCGCCTTGTTAGCATTTCCACTTGGACTGATGGTAGCTGTAATTGGAATATGCGCGCGATATCTTTTTCCTAAAATCAATAATTTGTATGCGCTTACAATATTTTTGCGTCACATTAATGTTTGGTTATCTGCTTTGGTAGCAACAGGACTACTAGCATCAGTCTTTATCGGGGTTAGCGCGGTTGCGTTAGGGATTGTTTCTTTAATTGTAGATGATTTTTATGTACCACATTGGAAGCCAACACCAGAAAAACAACTAAAAGTTACGCGAATTATTTCTTTGGTTGTTGGTTTTACACCATTAGTTTTTGCATTTGCTACACCGCAAATTCTTGCATTATCATTTTTCACAAAGGCGTTACGAGTGTCAATCACGATTGTAGCAGTTGTGGCTTTTTACCTGCCAGCTTTCAGTGATACTAAAGGAGCAAATATTGCATTAGTTGGGACAACATTTATTTCCACAGCTTGGTTTTTATTAGGAGATCCATTCGGAATCAGTGATATTTATGTAGCATTATTATCGCCATTGATTTTGATGCTCCTTTGGAGAATGTTTGAAATTTTTACCAAAAATACAGGTAATAAAGCGTTACACCAAGAAAAATAATTAAGAGGGAATTTTGATGAAGCAGTTAAATAATGAGCAATTAAAAGTTTTAAAATCTCATCAACAAAATATTGGTGTTCTAGAAATTAAAGCGGATTTGAAAATTGAAAATCGAAAAGATTTAAGCTTGGCATATACACCTGGAGTAGCAATCTTAGCAGAAATAATTAAAGAATTTCCTGAAACCAAGAATAACTATACGATGAGTGGAAAATTAGTTGCAGTAATTACAGATGGAACGGCGGTTTTAGGTTTAGGAAATATCGGCCCAATTTCTGGGTTGCCAGTTGTTGAAGCAAAGGCGCTAATTTATAAAGATTTAGCGGGGATTAATGCTTTACCATTGGGAATTAAGCAAACTAACGTCTTAGAAACCGTTGCAACAATTAAGAATATTAGTGATAGTTTTGCTGGAATTCATTTGGAGGACATAGCAGCTCCTCGCTGTTTTGAAATTGAAGAAAGGCTGCAGCGTGAGTTAGATATACCGGTTTATCATGATGACCAAGAGGGAACAGCAATTGTGGTGTTAGCAGGCTTAATTAATGCTGCTAAGGTTTGTGGTAAAGAGTTGAAGAAGATGTATATTTTAATTAATGGAGTAGGGGCTGCTGGAGTAGCAATTGCCAAATTATTGCATGCGGTAGGATTTGAAAACCTAACGCTACTTGATCAACAAGGGGTGATTACTTCACAAACAATTACTGCAAACAAATGGCAACTTGAGGCAGCGAGCGGAACAAAAAGAGCTGTATCCGGTGAATCATTAATAGATGCAATAAAAGGCCAAGATGTATTTATTGGCGTTTCGGTTGGAGAAATATTGAATTCAGAAATGATAAAAATGATGAACTCTAGGCCAATTATTTTTGCGCTAGCCAACCCAATTCCAGAAATTATGCCTAAAACTGCAGTTGAGGCGGGAGCGGCTATTATCGCAACTGGGTCTAGTGAATATCCTAATCAAATTAATAATATTTTGGTTTTTCCAGGAATGTTTAAAGGATTACTTGAACAAGGAATTAAAAAAATAACTTTCGAACTTGAAGAAAAAATTGCTCAAGCGATTGCTGGACTAGTAAAGGATCCTTCTAAAAATAAAATAGTTCCCAATGTACTTGATCCAAAAGTAGTTAAAACTGTTTCGGAAGTTTTTAAAAAAATTTATAACTAATCATTAAAAAACTGATCCTAAAAGCAAACGTAATGTCGTTAAGCTTTTAAGATCAGTTTTTGATATTTTCTATCAATTAAGCAGGATTAATAATTTGATATAGCTGACTAGTAAGGGTTGTTTGAATCGCTGCTTTGGAATTCCAGTGGTTAGTCAATAAGACAACAGCATCTTGTCCACTTGAGCTCATTGCGACACTACTTTCAAAGCCAAACCCAATTCCATGTATTCGGTTAAATTGGGTTAACGGGTACATACCAGCTACGTAAGGATCTTTTGAAGTAGTTTGATATAGTTCAGCTTTACTTTGACTCGAAAGTAAAGTTCCATTACGTAACGCTGCAAGTGATTGATACAGATCCCAAACACTCATATAAATATTACTAGCACCAAATTCTCGCGAAATTTCGTATTGCTTAATCTTTTGAGCTTGCCATTGATTATTATTAAAGTTATAACCAATCGGTTGCTGGGGATTATTGAGATACATAAAACCAGTATTTGTTAAGTTCAACTTATCAATTATTTTTTGTTTGATCAGTTTCTCGTAACTTGTTCCAGTTAGTTTGGTTACCACACCAGCTAAAAGAGTATAGTTAACCTCTTGGTAATTAAATTTTCCTAGTTGTTGGCTGCTATATTTGAGATGGCTCAAATTATACTTCAAGACGCCTTCATCGGAAGCTAAATAATTCATTTGTTTTGGTAATTGGTAACCAGAACACATATTTAACATATCTCGAATGGTAACAGTTTGTCCGCCGGGAATTTTAGGGTAGAACTTACCGATTTTATCAGTAAAATTCAACCGATGTTCTTGAATTAGCTGCATTATTAAATAAGCCGTTAATCCTTTTTGAATCGAATTAATTGGATAAACAGAAT harbors:
- a CDS encoding VOC family protein, with protein sequence MVKHSEILGINHLGLTVPDVDQATQFLKAAFGAKLAYASLTQQDSPRQGMEVERQLGLAPGSKIVRQQMVVIGKGPSLELFEIQTDQQQSPATLGDQGITHFSIFVNDLNTALDKAVAAGATALSEIHGNSKYEDTPGNGSVYVKAPWGTLIELQTIPNGYYYPSNSEAKLWLPTD
- a CDS encoding peptide ABC transporter substrate-binding protein — its product is MKLGKKFGLGIVVASCLLLAACGKSASSSAGNLADKQVINWDEPSELPTMNISTATDTISFDMLNNTGEGLYRIGKKSKIEPGIAKTTKVSNNGLKYTFTLRKNAKWSNGDQVTAKDFVYSWQRTVKPATGAEYSYLFDGIKNADAIVAGKKSANTLGIKAEGNYKLVITLEKHVPYFKLLMGFPVFFPQNKATVEKYGSKYGTASKYSVYNGPYVMKGWTGSNLTWSLRKNKDYWDKKAVKLSQINFAVNKSTSTSYNLYQSGKLDETLLGAEQAKQLSNSKDFTPRKESRISYLEYNQTQKEFQNKKIREAISLAINRTQLVKKVLGDGSTTAPGIVSSGLASYQGKDFATAAKTSAGISYNKQKAQKLWQEGLKELGVKKFDFTLLADDTDSAKNVSEYIQSQLEENLPGINVSVENVPFKTRLTRAENGNFQVVLSGWGADFSDPITFLQLFTSGNSYNDGKWKNSQYDKLIDASGTTNATNGSKRWQNMIDAAKILMQDQGVAPLYQQTQATLVKPKVKGVIYNSAGVSYNFKDAYVTK
- a CDS encoding methyl-accepting chemotaxis protein; its protein translation is MAKRKSIGKPIASLLILVAVIPIIVMLTSNFLSTKEMLIDRSNRDKAAAVATVDHSQLSLHKSAEKGLTGILEQPAFKGEFNLKQIAAVISAAETENGTIKNAIFATSDNQFVANSKKLPANFKPTSRPWYQGAVTHQDEIFWSAPFVDANSGQYVMSVSKAVRDSKGHLGVLSFNISYNAVQQDLTKLQIGRTGNAMLVSTDGVVVASKNKKLIGKNISKRVIFKKAKLANSIKGNFLPKHDTAIQRVYYRKNLNSSTIGLAQTQKDEIKPELSAIVKISIVVAIVMVILIILMASSITMLVKRIINVFVSSLEKVGLGKFQKISTKSIKNETAVDKFVIRAVIADRNGSEIQRLTAHYNEMINSISELVNGIQQEGNKVSEMSVSLLGLSKQTSKATDEVAQTITGIANVTSSQAEETQKSVAQLQSLSVIVKDMRDNVVSINEKSEESSKFNQSNILVANEVKDNWHHELSKMQQLTQNMSATNANIQNIGKIVNVINGISHQTNLLALNASIEAASAGEAGKGFAVVAAEIRKLSEQSKSSTKEIEELIDKIRTQSQQMVKQTTDSLAGGQKQTDLIVKSIESSQEVSKRSELMITEIRKLTKSSQKIVMIQNKVLENLENISASTEENSAGTEEVSANSEEVLATMEEFTGHIADLNKIADQLQKKLAKQFQIISD
- a CDS encoding asparaginase gives rise to the protein MKKILILHTGGTIAMSQNNDGAVVPNSNNPLDAFQNPFHGKLDLITEDLFNLPSPHIGPKEMLLIQQRIMQAVADGIDGIVVTHGTDTLEETAYFLDLTVPNDLPVVITGAMRSANEIGSDGLHNFQTAIQTAASDQAKGKGVLVVMNDEIHTARYVTKTHTTNVATFRTPTFGPIGLVTKNGAHFFEKLLLQSCHPIDHVIKHVYLIKAYAGMDPELLGMLANSATNGVVIEALGAGNLPPTVLPELKKILDRKIPVVLVSRCFNGIAQDVYGYDGGGIQLNNLGVTFCHGLNGQKARIKLLVGLSYGLKGKSLTDFVSDAVS
- a CDS encoding LacI family DNA-binding transcriptional regulator — translated: MITLKDVAKLANVDVSTVSRAINNTSYVHPDTKLRILEAVSQLSYHPNLIEKGLRKGKRKTIGLVVPDMQLTIYNDLACIIEKNAVKNGYQVILCITNNDISNEKAGLQRLRDSFVDGIIIVGTGANNRLLRDIAVGGLPIIQLMRAQDKTLSSVGADYKQAATVATSCLIKQGCKKIGLLNGPKNLFPYERRLVGYQEQIRQAGLQEYICNLPTLKSQYYQFGYESTLSLIQQAKKLDGLLVATDTMGMGAIRQLKKQHYQIPEEIKIISLTGYSIGRYLETTLSSIELPLKQIGISALNLLFKNIAEKQIETEHKIYSVKLILRETC
- a CDS encoding dihydrodipicolinate synthase family protein codes for the protein MSKNKTFKTIFPAIAVPFNEDYTINEPEFRKYINWIASIDGIDGVVCNGHTGEITALSREERKRVVEIVNEEAGDKLTIVSGVNSESTEGAIEMARDAKEAGADGILLMPPHMWLRFGMNPRAPFEYIKDVADGADIDIIIHLYPATTKAFYPIDTLLKMCTEIPHVKGVKMGTRVEPIYEHDIRVLRDKSPETVLLTCHDETLLSSMFPGMDGAIIGFAGCIPELITAAWKAYDHGNMEDIHHYDDLIYPMAQAIYGGGQPSGEAHARLKEALVQRGIFSNALMRKPVLPLSQEEKDWVAKGIRDSQVGKVDLLVK
- a CDS encoding sodium:solute symporter family protein — protein: MSLLSSQAVLIIIGVAIVYIIFTGYLSLRWSGHSNNEFMTGNKNLPTFVVAVLLMSEFIGAMSTIGAAQTAFTSGFAAAWSILAAVVGFILYGLLFADKLYKTGGFTISHAIEQKYGKSTKIIVSIIMIYALLLVNVNNYISGASILSEILQLKLPLAMIIIGVISTFYFCIGGMKSVAYVTVIHTFLKYVGIIVVFIAALMMTKGIAPIKAALPAYYFSATGHVGLATIIGWIITITGAIFSTQFIVQAISSSRNSHEARKASFIAALLAFPLGLMVAVIGICARYLFPKINNLYALTIFLRHINVWLSALVATGLLASVFIGVSAVALGIVSLIVDDFYVPHWKPTPEKQLKVTRIISLVVGFTPLVFAFATPQILALSFFTKALRVSITIVAVVAFYLPAFSDTKGANIALVGTTFISTAWFLLGDPFGISDIYVALLSPLILMLLWRMFEIFTKNTGNKALHQEK
- a CDS encoding NAD(P)-dependent malic enzyme, with the protein product MKQLNNEQLKVLKSHQQNIGVLEIKADLKIENRKDLSLAYTPGVAILAEIIKEFPETKNNYTMSGKLVAVITDGTAVLGLGNIGPISGLPVVEAKALIYKDLAGINALPLGIKQTNVLETVATIKNISDSFAGIHLEDIAAPRCFEIEERLQRELDIPVYHDDQEGTAIVVLAGLINAAKVCGKELKKMYILINGVGAAGVAIAKLLHAVGFENLTLLDQQGVITSQTITANKWQLEAASGTKRAVSGESLIDAIKGQDVFIGVSVGEILNSEMIKMMNSRPIIFALANPIPEIMPKTAVEAGAAIIATGSSEYPNQINNILVFPGMFKGLLEQGIKKITFELEEKIAQAIAGLVKDPSKNKIVPNVLDPKVVKTVSEVFKKIYN